DNA from Danaus plexippus chromosome 6, MEX_DaPlex, whole genome shotgun sequence:
cacgggcagacgagatgatcttgtagtttatccgaaaaatattagtttcatttaaatgaataaaactcgcgaaaatcttagatctcattatgttatAGAAAATGTTTGTGTAACTTTAGTTATTACCCAGTATTGACAAAAAAGAAAGGAAAGGAATGTACAAGTATCACAGAATATTTTgttctaaaaaatatcaaacagattagatattcaaaaatatgaaaagttatatagttacttaaatatttcataatttttcctACAAAAAAGTATATGTATCCTGCCAAAGAGGAAATTACCAGTTCAGTAGTGATGTATATGCCTTTCACTTTCTTTCTGATAAAATTCCATGGGTCAAGAGAAACcggaaaaaaacttttatgtttAAGTTACTTTACGGAACCATAAGAttcgttatatacatatattaagttaattttatacttgcttaaaaaaacatgaagaACTATAACCTTTAAAAGTACTGGGTTACTAGCCAagcttcatttaattttggtATACGGTATCTGTAGCTCATCTACAGCTGACATGAAGCCAGCTATGTGAGAACGGCATTAAAGAtcaacaaactttattaaattaaacaaaataaagggAAGTTACCTTCATTTCCTTTAAACTATACGATATTTTGCTGTTCAATGACATTAAAAACGCTTTTTAATCTATACAATGACATTTCTAAATGTCAAGTGGTCGAATAATACAGACAAAATTGCCTACCAATTACAAAGCGATCTGCCATTTACGAAGTTGACGTAGACGTTGCCTAAAATAACAGCTAAATAGACACTAATAGAGAGCCTGACAAGTTAAACAAATGATCTTAGATTTTAGCAATGTCAAGTTCTTCGCGTGATTCCGTCCGTTACAGTTTTAAATGGTAAAGATTGTTgtcgtttaaaataatgaaaagtaatCACGGTAGCGTGCGACAAAAACGGGAGAAATAAAGGATGGCCTCACAGTCctcttcatttatatatagtatgatTAGATATCCAttgatgtgtttaaaaatggttattttagtaaagaattttttgatatgtataaatcatttaaaaataaatgttgtcaGATATTATAGAtacttaattttcaaaaatgacAGATCCCTTTCGCTTTAAACGCATGATTTGCTTAGAAAGTGCCATCAGTTGAAGACCCTATTACAACGCGACTCTTCCTAGACCTTCCTAGGATGAAAGATCGACCGTGTCTTTGATTACgtttgacaatatttttataatgtacagAGAATTTCTAATTTGTGTAGAATTATAGTTACTAAAATTGACAACCCTATACCATAAATAAGAcaagacaattttttattacgatacataaaactacatatatcAAATTTGTGTATACACCAAGCATtcctacatatacatatattttcaacattaacATATCTGAATCGTTCTTTTCCGCAGTTAACATAATACAATCAAGTAGGTATACAAAGTGACAGatagaaatcttttttttcaaCGAATTGTTCTGTGTGTATCTATTGTTGTTTCCCTATAATAACAGCTTTAATAGAGGCATGCTAtgtaatgacattttaattttaattacagataacttttaaaaccgacttttttatgttaattaattacaaataaactgTATACAATAGATACTGTCTTGTAAGAcgcgaataaaaaataaaagattagcAAATTTAATATCCGGTATTATAGGGAAaaagtgtaatttattatctcaAATGCGCAAAACAACATTGAAACGAAAACAGAACAATAtactgtgttttattaaatgacgACAAAAATATACGCACCCATACAATTGTACTCTCGATCTATCATCACGCAAAACACGAAGGGGGCTGCTCGACTGATTGATACAATTTCGCGTCAATTAAACTGTGAGTGGGCCGTCACAATTATCCTTATTGGTTCCTCATTCCTACTATTGACGTACAACCGACACTGTAACGaacaacaattaatatattggcCGCATGTGGGTGACATTATATTATCCGGTCCGTTGCTACGGGAAGTTATAGCTATGGTTAACGAaactgaacaaaaataaaatgatatctaGATTAGTAATATCTAACTCGGGATCGAATGCATCTTAAGTACTCATTCTCCTCTGAATTCCATCAATcagaatgtaaaataataggCAGGTATTTACAGCATACAGCCCAtacatagaattaaaatagtatgattttattaaaccatttataataataataaggtaaACCATTGTCTTGTATTTAAAGAATGGATCAAAGTATTGTAATGAAAACTACAACGTATCTTTTTTCATCCCTAGCCTGTGAGGATGAAGAGATTCCGATGTCTCGTCGACAACGTACTCCACTTCTGTGCCGCGCTTATTGGCTCGCTCACACTGTGGCCACCGATCTCGCCTTCGTCATCACACTCATCTACTGGACACTGGTGCATGACCCCAGTCTGTATACACATTTGTCTTAAGTGCACCATAAATGAAGTTctctatttaaattgaaatttggaACTTGAAGAAATTTATCTCATCAAGTTATGTGATACGCAAGCAAGATTTTAAGTTTGtttccattttataatttcaggaATCCATGACATCAATACCCTCAACCTGTTAGTCCACGGTGGCAACTCTATATTAATGTTGGTAGAACTGATGATAACAGCGCATCCCGTACGAGCTGCTCACGCAGTGTTCGGGGCGGGAGCAGGGCTCACGTATGGAGTCTTCAGTGCCTTTTACTGGTCGGTTGGCGGCACTGATCGCATTGGACTACCGGCCATTTACCCGGCGCTGGATTGGAATAAACCAGGTAGAATGGGCcgtattaaatacttattgatCCTATTGCTGACAGTAACATACTAACTGTCAGAAGATAGCTTTGACCAACAACCTAACCTTGACTGTTAGAggataatttaaagatattttattttttcatctgtttatttgtttccgaatatttatattaacttatggAGATGTTATCTCCACCCTTCAATCAATCTTACTGACGGACAACGCCTGTCATAAGAACAAGaggattaaatttttattgtatgatcatttttatgttggttacattgtttttatttcggttacaagttattatattcctttttctataaaaatatatcgatgCAAAAATAAAGTTCGCAGAAAGTCGttactacattttattataaaaaatacaatacaattgaGTTGCTCAAATAACCAGCACACGTGTTTCCGTGCATGGAAATGCATATGATATCCTtagtagacattttttttacaaaacaaacttCTGCAACgtgatagttttatttatgtaaacaatatacaataacaatcaaccaaaacacatttttaattcttagaaAGCATACTAAATAACTTGATGGaattgtgtatataaaaaaactcttttttaGTTTCGATTTGActgtagctgttagccctattgaTTTGACAGCGTCACGGGAAAGGGTGAgcaaaaaaattcaactagCCCTTATGATAAGTTGTAGACATTTTTCCACTAAAACTGCTCTCAGTTCCGACCAGCTCTATAAGATGACGATGATCTGTAGAGTGATCGTTTTAGTAATTGCCTAATTCGTTGATTAcgaattgatatttttcaggTTCAGCTCTGGGTTTCGTTGCTCTGTGTGCGGTGGTGATGATGTTCGCTCATGGTGCCGCCACGTGCGTGTCGTGCTTGCGTGTCAAGATCGCAGCCAGGATTATGCCCGCCAGAGCCGACCGGCTCGCTTTACCGACCCACTGATCAAACAAAAGTTACAAGTGCAAGTGAGTACCCGCCCTTATGTGGACAAAGTGACTTATCAATCTGCCTTTTGTAAATTGAGTTATGTGTACTcggcttaatataaaaaaaagcatcTCATTGCTATGAACTGAGGATGGACATGAAATGCGTAATTACTAGTGAGATTCAGCcatattgtttcatttaatgtcTAAGACACTATAgagttgtaaaattaaattaaatggttCCCTATTTATGTATCAATGAGGAAATTCACTCACTAAttgtatagaataatttttcgCATGaatttcgttattatttttaataatataaaaaaaaaatattccaaagtTTAAATGTGGCAAAACTTTTCTATTTAGgcataattacaaaaatatatatacatgtaatatGCTTTGGctagtaaatgtttttaaagatataaattaagattACGAAAGacattacgaaataaattttcaaatcctCTATATaagcataataatatttagtcaAAACTTATGCATGCTTTTTCTTAGtttgtaagttaaaataaaacacaaacattATGTGTATGTATCAATGGATGTTTTGAAGAATCTTTTTGTCGGACTTATTCTTTATCATTAAGTATTTGCTTATCTGTCTTTGTAATGTTAGATATGTACTCGTGTATGTAATTAAGTCCTGATTGAAATATCTTAATCAATGTataattctacatacaaggaAGTAGCAACTATTATGTCTCATATAGCTGTTGCTCAACATAccatattgaattatttaactagactataaattttagaacACCTCCTCACCAAACCaaagaatatataatctataatgTGTCTCACAGAATGCTACCAACCATTAATAGATTTGTCTCTTGCTGAAAGTAGACTTTAAATCAACATTTCCACCCACTTGTAAACTTTGCCTCAATTTCGGCATCATTCATGTATTTAACAGcatatttataagtacataatacatatatttcatgtaacataatataaaaaactcttATTCAAATTAAGCTTCGagatcttatataaaatatttacattgtcAAAGGTCACACCTTCAAAGTTCTCAAAGGGACAGCAGATACACTATGCATCCCTTCCATGTTAAATGATATTGgcgaataatattttctacctCTCAGTACTCGTAGCCTTATAAAGAATTAagcaaaaaacaaaatgcaaataatataCACTCAAAGCAAGACCAAAAAGATGAGCAAAATCTCAGTAATAAGCTGAGTCGCACTGACCAGTCCATATAAGATTAATTGGTCTTTTGACATGAAATGCTTTATTGAAGTGGCGAAGATCAAAAGATGCTAATATATGTtgattatgaattaatatttaattttaataactcgaTAATACTTTGAATGATGCTGGTAGTGTGATATAACAatcatgataaaaatatagtaaatgctcataatatatatacttttttgtcTGTGTTCTTACTATGgagatatatttaacatattggTATATAATTGGATTGTAATCATTATCTATATTCGTATATAGTTTGCCATGAAACTTTTACTATGATAACTATCAAATGAATCATCACTGTTATTAAATCGTTAAAATAACACAGTATTTATACAAAagcatttaatattctgtAATGCATTTACTTActgataattataaacgtatttacttaaaaaaatcaatttgaaaGATTGTTTCTGTGTTAAAATTTCCTTCGACTAGAAGTTAAGTAATTACTAATTAGTATGAGCTGCCATCATGTGACATTAAGGAAGTTAATGTTGCAAGCTTTGTtatactgtaatattttttcccatatttgtttgtcttggaattactatttttaaatgtcttcAAATTATATcagtataattattaagtaacgTCTTACTTCCCAAAATTTAATAGCAATGCTATTCTTCTGAATAACGTTTTATCCCTAttgcgtttaaatttattaacaaaattcttaataaacacataataaatgtgaacaatatttagtacctaattttactttttggtattaagtatttaaatattaatatgtaacaatcattatttatatattattttaaatataatcggCGAGTGTCGATGGTGTACACAAAATAGcaatatacgtacatataaatattgcgttttttttaaacagttgagaaagtttttgtgtatttcattaattaatatacaaaatgtagATGTTTGTACGTTAAATAAGACGTGTTAATTTCGTCAGTTTATTGTGATTTTTAGTATAGTAATATCGTTCCTAacctaaatacaaatatttaggCAAAACTCTGTGATGGGATCATAGTATTAAACTTCTTGTAAACTAAGAATAAAAGCAAtactttttgaataaattatgatgATACCTAAAGGTAAATTGTAATAGGTACAAAgtattagatttaataaatgcaCTCCtacgtatattaataattatatgtgattatgattatttgtaatagagcaagttgttttatttcatatacccTGTGTCCTATATTTGTGTTTTCTTCTGTGATATCTGGGATTACTTTGaactaatttgaataatatcaacgtgataattaattatacattcaaataataatggtaGAGGAAAATCAGATTAGTTTGTATGAACTTTCTCCACAATTAGCTTTGCTTAGTaagaaatctataaatataattaattagcgaatttgtttttgtaagcACAGTTAATTATTGACTCACACACAAAGAAATAGATTACAAGGAAGGTCcgataaaaacattatttcagcTTTAATCGATCTTTTATCATATTGCTGTCTGTCAAATGTAAATTTGCTCATCGCTTTCATAAGGCGCTGgagcaaaattaaaaacaatttccaGACGACACCACATTTTCTCAAGCTTTCCTGAAACTATAGCAatacttgttttttataaatgttaagatATAGtaagacaatattaataagatataatattacattttttattatcgatTTGAACAAAATTCAAGTTGTTAACATAATGGTCTGCTATAtgctaatataattttaacgaacaatttaaaaatagcctGTTCAGGATTTTGATAGACACTcccacatatatttttatttacatatttttgaagatcaatgcaaaaatataatctggATCTGGTTATTAGATTTGTAAAGCTCGTTGCCTATTTTGTGCTAATTGTGTCAAGTGCCCCTTATCTGCCACATCAGTTAACTAGATAGTTatctatttgatatatttagaattttaatttttttaaatagcaagAGCTAAGAGAGGTTTATCTCGCTCGAATTAGAGTTGCTCAACTGAGAAAATCACATCCGAGCAAATGAATACAGCCAAATGAAGGTACTTTCATGaagataaaactaatattttttcagatttactacgagaaatttttatatgttaaaaactacataatctcgacgtttcgtttacttttcagcaaccgtgatcagggCCAGACGTGATGTAAATGTCCGTGATGCACGATAGTCGCGGCCAATGCGGTTTAAGTGCAATTTCCTACCACAAACGCAGGagtgataaaataaactcCCTGCTGAGGTTTTCCCAAAGGGATTGCAGTATGGGGTTCCTTAAAAGAGTAGTGAAGAAGCTTTTAGCTGTGAGGGAAATTCCATAAAAGACTTTTCTTCCCCTCCTACTCTTGTTACTTACAATATCTTGTAATTACAGGGTtagaaacaaatgaaatacgGTAGGCGCAACAGATTTTGCTACGATGACTGCAGAGTGCTTCTTCAGTTTAGCTTCGCAGCTGAAGAATACTGAAATATGAGTTTAGTTGATGAAAGgatgcaaaaaataaaaattgtcgtCAGATAATCATGTTTacatgaacaaaataaaaactaaattgtaAATTGCTTGCTAATTGTACTTCATAATGTGGGGAATTCTTTTCCCGATGACAAACTATTAGCAGCTCCTTCAGCTCAAgggtttacatttattaaacaaaaccaaTATTaggttcatataaataaaaagctttaagGTTAAATGTATTGACTTagacaaagtttttttaaattcaagtgacttaaatcaaataataaattaacaagtatcattttaattaattatagatttttgacattttctGGACTTCAAAACTTTATCAAATAAACTGCATCGTATCCGGCAATTATGGGTTACAATTTCAGTTATCGGCCAACAATatccatattattattatcttaattaacaTCTTTCAGAGTTTCTTTTTTAGGTTAAACCCGATAAagtaatgttgttttattctaAACATTATGGGTCAGATTAACAAACACAATTATATTGTCGCAAAGCTGTTCACACGAAAGTTATTTAGTAACAGTCGTTCTCCATAGATAAACATCGTGCAACCTCTATTACATCTATTGTTCTAAATGCTTATTACCAAAACCAAACaagtataaagaaatatttttaaaatttaaatgaaactaatatttttcggatatactacacgttatttattttttgataaaactacatactcccgacgtttcggttgcaGAAaagtgatcacgggcagacgagatgtgaatgtctgtctaCAGacatagtatatccgaaaaatattagtttcatttaaatgaataaaactcgcgaaagtcttagatctcattaagattttaaaaagccCAGAATCAGGAAATGACAGTAGTTTGTTCaatgagtaaataaatataaataattccaaaacGCTAATCCAAGAAACTACACTACAAGAATTATAGGCCACTTCTTGGTGGCCTTACTTcacgtaataatatttagtgaCGTCAAACGCTGTGTGTGAAAAAATTTCTTTCTGTACCCATAACACCACTTTGCATCACACTATAAGGGAagcgattaaaatttttcgttaATAAATCTTTGCACGGGATCATATGAACGTAAGAAGATGAATTGACAACTAAGAAGTGAAACGTATGTAGTGTCAAGACGCAGAACTTGTTCACATAGCGTCTGATAGGACACTTATTGTACGGACGCCATATATTGTTCAGTTAGTAGCTTTTCTAATCCTACAGACTGAGTGTACGCTCTAAAATATTGTAGACCAACTCTACAAATGTCTTAAAACTTTGTTCAAATACTTTTccgaattatataaaaactcatcgaaaaaaaattattaaaatagctaTTGTTTCTCtttgaaatcaatattatatttttgcattatAATCAGGACATTATCCGAAAGTCTATAACTATGAAACaagaagaatataaattaccaTCCGGAAGTAGGCCTCTACGaccttacaaatatattttctttaaagttaAAGTATTACGtcagattttttcttttatacattatCTTAATATGAATTGACTTCATCTTCATCTATATACACACaagtaaaaaacattatttctattacatCCGTCGTTTGCTGGTGAAGGTCTCGTGAATACCGATCCAGCTATTACAGAGATCAGCCCTAACATTTTTAGGGGcggacagaaaaaaaataaaaaaacaacgtGTGTtgatttttaagattaaagtaatgttaagccaatacttaaatttgaattgaaCGAGCAGAATTAGAACCTACATCCTCCAGAATATCTAATTTCAGTTTCTATAACAACGGAGCTATCGTGTCTTAATTCAAGTCGATACATTAAGATGTCTGTGTCTGTATGTgctgattttaatttcaatttaaaacttctttacatatatatatatata
Protein-coding regions in this window:
- the LOC116778700 gene encoding protein rolling stone-like isoform X2 — protein: MRLPKFDLPMKKTCKSAMLNRIWQASRRAVNLEHSPPHVFACSQWQNGTKPATFYFIYRWIVFLTVLCVGISSFACQRLPRLYDGPRVELNYLKWFIYFTNWGYLLIILQAGLAIAVVHRYRAQKTFNIPCEDEEIPMSRRQRTPLLCRAYWLAHTVATDLAFVITLIYWTLVHDPRIHDINTLNLLVHGGNSILMLVELMITAHPVRAAHAVFGAGAGLTYGVFSAFYWSVGGTDRIGLPAIYPALDWNKPGSALGFVALCAVVMMFAHGAATCVSCLRVKIAARIMPARADRLALPTH
- the LOC116778700 gene encoding protein rolling stone-like isoform X1 — translated: MCKHLVLVPLETSDTAMKKTCKSAMLNRIWQASRRAVNLEHSPPHVFACSQWQNGTKPATFYFIYRWIVFLTVLCVGISSFACQRLPRLYDGPRVELNYLKWFIYFTNWGYLLIILQAGLAIAVVHRYRAQKTFNIPCEDEEIPMSRRQRTPLLCRAYWLAHTVATDLAFVITLIYWTLVHDPRIHDINTLNLLVHGGNSILMLVELMITAHPVRAAHAVFGAGAGLTYGVFSAFYWSVGGTDRIGLPAIYPALDWNKPGSALGFVALCAVVMMFAHGAATCVSCLRVKIAARIMPARADRLALPTH